The following are from one region of the Nerophis ophidion isolate RoL-2023_Sa linkage group LG20, RoL_Noph_v1.0, whole genome shotgun sequence genome:
- the LOC133539096 gene encoding gastrula zinc finger protein XlCGF57.1-like isoform X2, whose amino-acid sequence MKEEEEEVWMSQEGECLLGQEEADVSKFPLTVVSVKTEEDEDKPPESSQLHHSPKVCGEQLLPEKQECSFRMVKEDPSKRNTRRHGPSGISFSSLTQTLPCKKEEEDSLTPHIKEEEEEHGISQEGDHHEGLLEFPVTGVPVKSEDDEVKGESEERGGGEPPGSSSTQHMTTEADGDHCGGSQADKLLAPLSDSEDTISHSPHTDDDDATCHTDNTHFTCPTCHKTFKYRSHLKAHIRTHTGEKPFSCSECGKRFVLRSNLKVHMRTHTGEKPFSCSECGKGFVLSHDLKVHMRTHTGEKPFVCSICGKGFAQSNNLKVHMRTHTGEKPFSCSICGKGSTQSQCLKVHMRTHTGEKTFSCSECGKGFVLSHDLKVHMRTHNGEKPFVCSICGKGFAQSNNLKVHMRTHTGEKPFSCSICGKSSTQSQCLKVHMRTHTGEKSLSCSICGKGFTQSLCLKVHMRTHTGEKPFSCSTCGKGFALSQHLKVHMRTHTGEKPFSCSICGKGFTQSQCLKRHARTHTGEKSHSCSICNRSFCERSNLVVHMRTHTGEKPFICSICCKGFTESQSLKVHKRTHTGEKPFTCSICNRSFCDRSNFVRHMGTHPERKC is encoded by the exons atgaaagaggaagaggaggaagtgtggatgagtcaggagggagagtgtcttctagggcaggaggaggctgatgtcagcaagtttccactgactgttgtctctgtgaagactgaagaggatgaagacaaaccacctgagtcctcacagcttcatcacagtccaa aaGTCTGTGGAGAACAACTTCTGCCTGAAAAACAGGAGtgtagcttcaggatggtgaaggaggatccatCAAAGAGGAATACCAGACGCCACGGACCCTCTGGCATCTctttttcctctttgacacagacccttccctgtaaaaaggaagaggaagactcactgaccccccacattaaagaagaagaggaggaacacggcatcagtcaggagggagatcaTCATGAAGGACTgctggagttcccagtgactggtgtccctgtgaagagtgaagatgatgaggtgaaaggtgaaagtgaggagaggggagggggggagcctccaggcagcagctcaacacaacacatgacaacagaagctgatggagaccactgtggaggatcacaagcagacaagctcttagctccactatcagatagtgaggacacaatcTCACACTCTCCTCacactgatgatgatgatgcaacatgtcacactgacaacactcacttcacatgtcctACCTgtcacaaaacatttaaataccGTAGTCATCTGAAAGCACacattagaacacacactggagaaaaacctttttcttgctcagaatgtggtaaacgTTTTGTACTTCGTtcaaatttgaaagtacacatgagaacacacactggagaaaaacctttttcttgttcagaatgtggtaaaggtttcgTTCTAAGTCatgatttgaaagtacacatgagaacacacacaggtgaaaaaccttttgtctgttcaatctgtggtaaaggttttgcacaaagtaacaatttgaaagtacacatgagaacacacactggagaaaaacctttttcttgttcaatctgtggtaaaggttctacacaaagtcaatgtttgaaagtacacatgagaacacataccggagaaaaaactttttcttgctcagaatgtggtaaaggttttgttttAAGTCatgatttgaaagtacacatgagaacacacaatggtgaaaaaccttttgtctgttcaatctgtggtaaaggttttgcacaaagtaacaatttgaaagtacacatgagaacacacactggtgaaaaacctttttcttgttcaatctgtggtaaaagttctacacaaagtcaatgtttgaaagtacacatgagaacacacactggagaaaaatctttatcttgttcaatctgtggtaaaggttttacacaaagtctatgtttgaaagtacacatgagaacacacactggtgaaaaacctttttcctgttcaacctgtggtaaaggttttgcactaagtcaacatttgaaagtgcacatgagaacacacactggtgaaaaacctttttcctgttcaatctgtggtaaaggttttacacaaagtcagtgtTTGAAAAGACAcgctagaacacacactggtgaaaaatcccattcctgttcaatctgcaacagaagcttttgtgaacgATCAAATCTtgtagtacacatgagaacacacactggtgaaaaaccttttatctgttcaatatgttgtaaaggttttacagaaagtcagagtttgaaagtgcacaagagaacacacactggtgagaaaCCATTCacatgttcaatctgcaacagaagcttttgtgaccggtCAAACTTTGTAAGACACATGGGAACACACCctgagagaaagtgttga
- the LOC133539096 gene encoding oocyte zinc finger protein XlCOF6-like isoform X1: protein MEHQEECLPHLQGDSFTHPQPPFLKEEEEGECPVGQEEADLSRFPLTVVFVKTEAHEDKTPESSQLHHSPNVQQPPHMKEEEEEVWMSQEGECLLGQEEADVSKFPLTVVSVKTEEDEDKPPESSQLHHSPKVCGEQLLPEKQECSFRMVKEDPSKRNTRRHGPSGISFSSLTQTLPCKKEEEDSLTPHIKEEEEEHGISQEGDHHEGLLEFPVTGVPVKSEDDEVKGESEERGGGEPPGSSSTQHMTTEADGDHCGGSQADKLLAPLSDSEDTISHSPHTDDDDATCHTDNTHFTCPTCHKTFKYRSHLKAHIRTHTGEKPFSCSECGKRFVLRSNLKVHMRTHTGEKPFSCSECGKGFVLSHDLKVHMRTHTGEKPFVCSICGKGFAQSNNLKVHMRTHTGEKPFSCSICGKGSTQSQCLKVHMRTHTGEKTFSCSECGKGFVLSHDLKVHMRTHNGEKPFVCSICGKGFAQSNNLKVHMRTHTGEKPFSCSICGKSSTQSQCLKVHMRTHTGEKSLSCSICGKGFTQSLCLKVHMRTHTGEKPFSCSTCGKGFALSQHLKVHMRTHTGEKPFSCSICGKGFTQSQCLKRHARTHTGEKSHSCSICNRSFCERSNLVVHMRTHTGEKPFICSICCKGFTESQSLKVHKRTHTGEKPFTCSICNRSFCDRSNFVRHMGTHPERKC, encoded by the exons atggaacaccaagaagaatgtctccctcatctgcagggggacagtttcacacATCCACAGCCCCCCTTtttgaaagaggaagaggagggagagtgtcctgtagggcaggaggaggctgatctcagcagGTTTCCACTGACCGTTGTCTTTGTGAAGACTGAAGCGCATGAAGACAAaacacctgagtcctcacagcttcatcacagtccaa acgtccagcagcccccccacatgaaagaggaagaggaggaagtgtggatgagtcaggagggagagtgtcttctagggcaggaggaggctgatgtcagcaagtttccactgactgttgtctctgtgaagactgaagaggatgaagacaaaccacctgagtcctcacagcttcatcacagtccaa aaGTCTGTGGAGAACAACTTCTGCCTGAAAAACAGGAGtgtagcttcaggatggtgaaggaggatccatCAAAGAGGAATACCAGACGCCACGGACCCTCTGGCATCTctttttcctctttgacacagacccttccctgtaaaaaggaagaggaagactcactgaccccccacattaaagaagaagaggaggaacacggcatcagtcaggagggagatcaTCATGAAGGACTgctggagttcccagtgactggtgtccctgtgaagagtgaagatgatgaggtgaaaggtgaaagtgaggagaggggagggggggagcctccaggcagcagctcaacacaacacatgacaacagaagctgatggagaccactgtggaggatcacaagcagacaagctcttagctccactatcagatagtgaggacacaatcTCACACTCTCCTCacactgatgatgatgatgcaacatgtcacactgacaacactcacttcacatgtcctACCTgtcacaaaacatttaaataccGTAGTCATCTGAAAGCACacattagaacacacactggagaaaaacctttttcttgctcagaatgtggtaaacgTTTTGTACTTCGTtcaaatttgaaagtacacatgagaacacacactggagaaaaacctttttcttgttcagaatgtggtaaaggtttcgTTCTAAGTCatgatttgaaagtacacatgagaacacacacaggtgaaaaaccttttgtctgttcaatctgtggtaaaggttttgcacaaagtaacaatttgaaagtacacatgagaacacacactggagaaaaacctttttcttgttcaatctgtggtaaaggttctacacaaagtcaatgtttgaaagtacacatgagaacacataccggagaaaaaactttttcttgctcagaatgtggtaaaggttttgttttAAGTCatgatttgaaagtacacatgagaacacacaatggtgaaaaaccttttgtctgttcaatctgtggtaaaggttttgcacaaagtaacaatttgaaagtacacatgagaacacacactggtgaaaaacctttttcttgttcaatctgtggtaaaagttctacacaaagtcaatgtttgaaagtacacatgagaacacacactggagaaaaatctttatcttgttcaatctgtggtaaaggttttacacaaagtctatgtttgaaagtacacatgagaacacacactggtgaaaaacctttttcctgttcaacctgtggtaaaggttttgcactaagtcaacatttgaaagtgcacatgagaacacacactggtgaaaaacctttttcctgttcaatctgtggtaaaggttttacacaaagtcagtgtTTGAAAAGACAcgctagaacacacactggtgaaaaatcccattcctgttcaatctgcaacagaagcttttgtgaacgATCAAATCTtgtagtacacatgagaacacacactggtgaaaaaccttttatctgttcaatatgttgtaaaggttttacagaaagtcagagtttgaaagtgcacaagagaacacacactggtgagaaaCCATTCacatgttcaatctgcaacagaagcttttgtgaccggtCAAACTTTGTAAGACACATGGGAACACACCctgagagaaagtgttga